A region from the Rosa rugosa chromosome 6, drRosRugo1.1, whole genome shotgun sequence genome encodes:
- the LOC133714242 gene encoding non-specific lipid-transfer protein A-like yields the protein MKGIVISMFLVLGTVHLMVHQGEAVECTQVNRLLAPCIPYLTGKATEPTEECCRGVSDIKTLTPTTEDRQEACGCVKTAAAHIPNVDPAAAAALPTECKVDIGIPISKNTNCQDVK from the exons ATGAAGGGCATTGTGATCTCGATGTTTCTTGTGCTAGGCACGGTTCACCTAATGGTGCATCAAGGGGAGGCAGTTGAGTGCACCCAAGTGAATCGGTTGTTGGCTCCTTGCATTCCCTACTTGACTGGCAAGGCTACTGAACCCACAGAGGAGTGCTGCCGTGGGGTGAGTGACATCAAGACACTCACCCCGACCACCGAGGACAGGCAGGAGGCCTGTGGATGTGTTAAGACAGCAGCTGCTCACATCCCCAATGTTGATCCAGCTGCAGCTGCTGCTCTCCCAACCGAGTGTAAAGTAGACATTGGAATTCCGATCTCAAAGAACACCAACTGTCAGGA TGTCAAATAA